ACTTTTAGCACAATACTTGGACAGTTGACATCAATATAAGAAGCTGCACAAATGATTGACTGATACTCTTCTACAGAGGATCTCATTTAACTTTATTCAGAATCTTAATatattgaaacaaattttttgtagGTGTATCTGCTCCATCAAAGTCATGAAGTATAGCATGTGTGAATTGAAACATTATCTCTAATGCATCAGTAAGCGGTTCAATTGCTGGATTAAAATAGGAAAGCAAACGGTGAAGAGCGATGTTATAACTTGACATAAACTGACATAACCTATAATGCATGAAATGGATTGACGAAAATTTATCGCACCTGGCTCCAACAAATTCATCACATTCTGGCATTTGTTGCCAACGGTGAACCGTTTCGAACGGCCCAAAATCCAGGGTGAGACACTCGGCTGTCGCTGTGTTGTCCATTTCGGTTATGTCGGTAAAATTTCACCCGATTCTAAAGGAGCTTCACAACCTCAAATTATTTGCATTTCCAATTACGTTAATTGTCCGTTCAATAGTTGCATAACAAAATAAGTACTCACTTATCTTTGTATCAGATGAAAGCAGCGTTATATTGTGATTTTGCGAAACGTTACTCTACATCATTATTATGCGTTTGTCACATTTGTATGTCGAGTGTCAAAATCAGGTGGATGACCCTCTGTAGCCAATCAgaaattcgtattttttcaaccgcgAAATTCTGGCCATTCGGGGTTCTTGTTTATCAAATCgatatttcattcgtttcgaGCTTGCGTGTGATAGACAGAAGTGCGTGGGTTTCATTCATAATATTTCTATCCTCTCCCATTGGCAGGCGTTATTTTCTGCTATCACGATTTCTTTCAGTGCACACTGTCAGTAAGATAATATCCTATATATTATCTTAACTGTCAGTGATGAGATTATTGTAGTTATATTTGACAAATCAAAATCGAAATAGCCTCAGACCTATCTAAGTTTAGTCAATTCGGTAtcccttaattttttatcattactcTTGTGAATATTGGaagaatttgaattgaaaattatttggcaatgtttcattgaaattcaacGTTTCAAGTACTTTTATATCATGATAAGAAAATCGCGCAATTAGACCAGCTCTAATTGTTACACACCTAGAATCTTTCAATAAAAACATCATCTCAATATTATGTTCATGTGcacaattatatttttattcatgacATCTTTGTAATAACATAAagcgtataataaaaaatatgtatacctatatatgcaTTCACTAAAAAGTTATCTAtgatattttgtttcaattcagTCGTAGAGGTAATTAAATGATCAGAGATTTTAGTTGTAGACATGTTGAATTGATGaattaagagaaaaaagcTGGCAGGGAAAGTTCAAACTGCGGAACAAAATCCAACTGTCAGAAGTAATTACTTGTTTTTATCAGGGTCATTGAAACTCTTAAAATATTACGAGATACCAACAAAATTATAACATTCTCTTAATAGGCTCGGTAACACCAAAAATAGTAAATTTCTTTGTGAAATTATACTGATCATTGGCACAACTAAATACgtataacaattcaattttgtatcaAAACTATATCAAATGTACAAGTTGTCTGTTGGGtagaaaaaagtatattttacaTTGTTATGAAGCCAAATTTAAATCAATCTAGGACCATTTGCTAGTTTGATCACCTCAGAAAAAGTAGAAACATGcttaaaaagaattaaaataaaatttttcagggaTGATTATTGACAATGTCATTAATATTCACATTGATAGTATTACACTATTTACCAGAAATATTCCGGAAGTAAGTGACTACAttataaatgaatatacaCAAGTATATAGTCAACTGAATACTATACAGGCTAATTATTAACATAAATTATCTACTAACGTTAACTTTATGTGAATACTAGACAATATATGTtactaaaatattaataagGCAGGCAGAGCCGACGTATTTGTATAACATCTAAGTCATTACTATATTTTAGTCCACCCATTTGAGAGTGAGATATTTTACTTGATCAAAGATAAATAAGGATAAACGAAGCACGGCTATTCATTAGTTTGTACAATTTAAATACAACAGGCAGTTATGTAGCTATTGAGTTagaatttaaataacaaacgtttgatttttaatcttcAACGGGATCGCTTAAATAATAGTTAGTTATTCATCAAATCTGTGATAAGATAGTTGTAACTATTTATCCaaattcttcaaacttttttaaaCACTACGATGATTTACATTAACGTTTACTATCTTTTACCTCCCATCCGAACTTCTAGGCTTGTGCAGTTCTCGCCATAACTTTATAActgtatatatttcaatttgtaatAAGAATTTCAACATAGCCCAAGTCTGTAATAGCCCAAGCCACTTAGGATAATCGTaactgaataataaatatgtttaAATAACTTTAGTTCATCACACTACGATCGGAATTGGATTTTATTCCCGCACTGTgctcattttttaattaatcaaaacCAGTTGTCGTTGGACGCTAAGcgccttgaaattttttatcaaagaaCAGTTTTGTTTGCTCCTGTATGGTGATACGATTTTAAACTAGCATTCTTATTCCTACACAATTGGCATAGTATTTTGAAAGaaacattatttattcaactttttcaacTGCTTCCACAGGATTTTCGTATAACGCATATAATACTTAAATCGGCTATAATTATAATGGTGTTTCacatttttgcaattttatataaatagtatgtcatttttttattattcattgaactGGGGTATTTATTATGCTATACCCATTGATAATTTCTATTCGAATTActatttgttttctctttcatttacTACTTATTTGCAATCCAGTGCAGTTCATCAGCTCTATTTTGTACTTTGCAAAAATATGTAGTAAGGACCATTGTTTTACATAGAATTTCGATTGCgagagatttaaaaaatgtagaagTTTCTCGAGATGATGAAAAGAAATGTGAATATCACTAAGTATCGTTTAAAAATCCTTATTGTAGATATATAGAAGAgctaatttattcattaatatttattaagaATGTGAGAATCATTGCATTGAAAAGGTTAATTAAATACTACAATCATAAATCACTGAATGATACTAATTGTCTGTTTCGAAACATAAACctatacaaaaataatatcttTAACGGTACCAAACcaataaatatacattaaaACTGATTAAATGAGTGTAAAATaggtaataatattaagagTCAATCTGATCAGTTTCTCTTTGCAATACATTTATACGCGGATAAACGATGTTCGAGGGAAATATTCTTGGAAACGAACAGgtttaaattaaaaagaaGAGTTAATTCTTTGGTAAAAATGTTTGACGTGAAATGGCATCTGACGATTTCAGATTCACGTTATTgagaaaagtttgttttttatgaTATTGAGGAGGAGATTTGAACGTAGGCATAAAGTTAAAATCACCGTTGTTATATgcacttgtaatttttttatttcagagtTCGttggatataaaattttatttttcatcaaacttttttaccgaagaagtaatttttttaatcacataTTTGACAGATACAATTTCATATTCAAGAATTTCGCGTTCGAACATCACTCAAAAGCGCGTAATGTATATTGTTAAACGCAACGGGTATCGTTGGCTCCTGAAGGAAGTTTTTCCACCATATGCAGGAGGTCCCTAATATTGCAGTACACAGCGATAATCTGTGCCTGCCATTCTCATGTGATGTTTACCATCAcattaaatttgtaaatttctaGCAATTTTACagagttgaataaatttttcatttattgattACATGGGCAATTACCAAGATATTAGTTAGTACAAAACCAGTGTTAAATTTATCGTAATCTCAGTCTCTGTAAacatttttacataatttagGTGCACTTGCATTATTGTAACTAGCAACTCGAGGGACTGCAAATATGTGCACtggttaaaaattattttatctaaTTATGACTAATTACCGGAGATGTAAGAATGATCCTACTTCTCGTTACAATGCTAACCATGGATGATTACGGATAGATTCTCGACTACGGTCTCCATAGTCATAAGTCACTTCAACACCACGTGGTACGTCATCTTTAGCCGTAAGGACTAAATGTGGTATAGATCCAACTTCTATCACACGTGCAATCAGATTACCATTACGAGAATGATTTACTAATCTGCCTAACTTATCTGATTCTGGTGTTGCATCCACACTgtaaacagaaaataatatgttCGTTAGTTTcatacttgtaaaaaaaaacgtcaccGTTTGATGATAGATCATAGTAGCATAGCACATAGCATGTGAAACTGTATAATGGGAGGACTCGAGTTCAAATCTCTAGTTTGTCAAGCAAGACCTGAGCTGTAACTCGCAAAAAATGTAAGTTGGGTGACTCCGTTCAGACGCCGAATAGGCAAGTTGGGGTTTGAACTCGGTGCGGCTACACTCGCACAAGGATTTCGGCAGTTTTCCTTATCCCTTGTGCGAATGCGGGTATTTCTACCGAACATCTTAAGTTGGCTGCAGCCGCACAATAATGGTTACCGATCCATCCCCTGCCTTGCCCTACACAAGTCACAATGTGGCTTCTGGGGACATACTCTATTGGGTACGGCGAGTGTAGGgaggaattattattattgttattagtatgaaaatagaaacttTTTTAGTATAGAGAAGAAAACCTCAAAAATTAAATGCAAATGGTCTTTTGGGTCTTTCCTACAACCAACTCACTTTGTTAATAATCAGAATGACGATATTATATACTTACCAATACTGTTGGTTACGGTGCTTGAAGTAGTACATGTAACATCCTGTACTGTGATCTCGAGCATATTCAGCTTCTCGTTTTTTAGCCATATTTTGATCAATCAGGTCACCGATATATTCTACCACAAAGTCACCTTTCCGAAATTCTCTCGTTGTAACAATTCCTCTGCCCTTACCAATGAACTCTTGTATTTTCAGCCCATCCTGCACCTGACATAGAACCTTATTTTCCATGTCCCTCTGTTGTTCTTCTAACACAGTTCTTTTACATTTACGAACACTTCTACGAACTGGGAAATAGTCTGTTAATTTGTGATTGGTTCTATTCGCAGTCATTTTTAGTAATCCTTGTCCATCGGTGTTGTTTGGATTGAGTTTTCTACGACCTTTTTTCAATGACTTTTTGGCAGGATTTTGTACATTGTCCAGCACAGTACTGGGAGACTCTCGATAAAATATCTTGCTCGTATTTGTATTATCACCAGCATTTGGTTTTTCAGAATCTTCAGAATCTGTTCTTGTCATATTGATCCGATGCGGAGTTGGAGGTCCATTGACTGGTACAGCAACTGGAGTTTCTATGGTAATATAAATTCAATAAGTCTTCCATTTATCAAACTTCAACACAGTTTTACTGTCAGATTAACAGTAGCACAAATCATGtattacaaagaaaaattgacgacACACCATCTGTCTTGAACAGCTGCTGATCAAACCCATTTTGTCGCCTTGGTGAACTCCTAGTGCATGAAAATTGATCttctaaattatttaaaaactgtTTCTGATTATCGGTGGTGTCAAGTTTTTTTTGCCTGTGTCCTGATCGAAGATGAATATCCATTTTGTACATATGTATTCGTTTTATAGCTTCACAAGAATGACCTTGAGACAACTGAAAATATAAGAATAATTGGAATGAAAGActatatttacaatattttttagtaGAGATACATTCTTTGTTATAACAAGGAAGCTAGCTAGAATAGCAGgttgtattttcttttgtgaAAGCCCGGTAAACAAATCTCTGTTTTCTATTATAAGTACTGCTTTTATTCCTACATAGTGACAATCTCATGGACATAATTTGTCTCTCAAGAGTTATAACTCAGCGGATATATGCATGAGTTAACTATATGTTGTTAAACCAGAACGTTTTCATAAAAACAATGCTAGATCTAACTAAAGGTAATTGCTTTAGGAATCATCGCCCATTTTAAAGACGCTCTGACGATGATTTGGAAACTTTAAAATATTGATGTATTAAATTGCAAGGATTTAGCCTCCGAACATAATcgtatgtttttttatttaacgagTGATGAAACAATGGTAATAGAAATAATTGCCATTGGGGGATTGTGATTTTACATTGACCTAAGAACTCAGAGACTTAATACTAGATTCTGTGCAGTGAAGAACAAAATGACAAGTGATTGATGAATCAACTATGTGtacatattgtatatatatataggtccAATGTCTCTTTCCTCAGTATTATTAGTCTGtgttatgtatgtatgcgtaATACATTTTTGTGCACGAATTCTAGTTGCAGAGGTACAACTAAATCAGACAGACATTTTTTACAAAGAGAATaagacatgaaaaaaaaacagtgcaATCACACGTAATaaaaactgaattttcattacataCAACAATGCAGTTTGCCATTAGCCATTAGCCATTTGTTTTCAGTGACTGACATAGTGTGAGAAGTTGAATGCACGTGCACTTAAAGCATAATTACGGTGCAAACATTGTCTTTAGACTAGCGTCCcatcaaaaataaaagaatagtACAGTCAATTGTGAGAGGAGGAAGAACAGAGATATGGATACTAAAAATATGTCCTATGCTTGACAGTTGATGGTTACATAAAAATCAAGGTCGATACACACTAATAAGTATTATTTATGATGTACCCAACTGATGCTGTCAGAATGAGATGGCTGTACACAAATTACCAAACAAATGTCATGCTTATATACAATGCAGGCTGCATATATGCTCGTAAAACGTACGCTTTGAATTCAAGTTACGAGTACAATCCACTTAGTAGGGTTCGAAAATTTCGCGGTAAGTGAGTAATTCTGTAAAACGGTTACAGTTTCCATTCTGTTAGCCGaacttaaaaaaattgagattacGTGAGACTCATcgagtgggaaaaaaaatgatgctCGAATATGGTTCGAAAACATAACCAATAACGGTTTGCTTAGCAAACGTATAAATGCATAAGTGAAAAACATCATTTGGACGGAAGATAAACTCACCTTTGACAATGTCGACAATTAGTCTTGGTACtga
The Neodiprion lecontei isolate iyNeoLeco1 chromosome 3, iyNeoLeco1.1, whole genome shotgun sequence DNA segment above includes these coding regions:
- the LOC107217471 gene encoding histone-lysine N-methyltransferase PR-Set7 encodes the protein MYKMDIHLRSGHRQKKLDTTDNQKQFLNNLEDQFSCTRSSPRRQNGFDQQLFKTDETPVAVPVNGPPTPHRINMTRTDSEDSEKPNAGDNTNTSKIFYRESPSTVLDNVQNPAKKSLKKGRRKLNPNNTDGQGLLKMTANRTNHKLTDYFPVRRSVRKCKRTVLEEQQRDMENKVLCQVQDGLKIQEFIGKGRGIVTTREFRKGDFVVEYIGDLIDQNMAKKREAEYARDHSTGCYMYYFKHRNQQYCVDATPESDKLGRLVNHSRNGNLIARVIEVGSIPHLVLTAKDDVPRGVEVTYDYGDRSRESIRNHPWLAL